From one Phytohabitans houttuyneae genomic stretch:
- the gltX gene encoding glutamate--tRNA ligase — MTVRVRFAPSPTGMFHVGGARSALQNWIYARQHGGAFVLRIEDTDAARNRPEWTEGILNALDWIGIERGSYEGPYFQSANAGEHRAAADKLYAAGRAYFCDCTREDVQARTGSQYQGYDGFCRDRGLTAGALRFRTPDEGNTVVVDLIRGEPTWENKLLEDFVIARTDGSPVFLLANVVDDMTMGITHVIRAEEHLSNTPKQQLLWDALGVKPPIWAHVPVVVNEKRQKLSKRRDKVALEAYRDEGYLADTMRNYLMLLGWAPSGNREIVPWSVIEEEFRLEEVNPSPAFFDEKKLRAFNGEYIRALEPAAFAAACRPWLTGTETIPPPPWRPEDFDPAAFDAVAPLAQTRIAVLSEIVPNVDFLFVPSPEIDEAAWSKAMKDGAADLLDAAAAAFNALPTWDAESLKAALEEVGAARGLKLGKAQAPVRVAVTGRGVGLPLFESLVVLGKERTLARIEAARARLI; from the coding sequence GTGACCGTACGCGTGCGCTTCGCCCCGTCTCCCACCGGTATGTTCCACGTCGGCGGTGCCCGTTCGGCGCTGCAGAACTGGATCTACGCGAGGCAGCACGGCGGCGCGTTCGTCCTCCGGATCGAGGACACCGACGCGGCGCGCAACCGGCCCGAGTGGACCGAGGGCATCCTCAACGCGCTCGACTGGATCGGCATCGAGCGCGGCTCGTACGAGGGGCCCTACTTCCAGTCCGCCAACGCCGGCGAGCACCGGGCCGCCGCCGACAAGCTCTACGCGGCCGGCCGGGCGTACTTCTGCGACTGCACCCGCGAGGACGTGCAGGCCCGCACCGGCTCGCAGTACCAGGGGTACGACGGCTTCTGCCGCGACCGCGGCCTGACCGCGGGTGCGCTGCGCTTCCGCACCCCGGACGAGGGCAACACCGTCGTGGTCGACCTCATCCGCGGCGAACCCACCTGGGAAAACAAGCTGCTCGAAGACTTTGTCATCGCGCGCACCGACGGTTCGCCCGTGTTCCTGCTGGCCAACGTGGTCGACGACATGACGATGGGCATCACGCACGTCATCCGCGCCGAGGAGCACCTGTCCAACACCCCGAAGCAGCAGCTGCTCTGGGACGCGCTTGGCGTGAAGCCACCGATCTGGGCACACGTGCCCGTCGTCGTCAACGAAAAGCGCCAGAAGCTCTCCAAGCGCCGCGACAAGGTGGCGCTCGAGGCGTACCGCGACGAGGGCTATCTCGCCGACACCATGCGCAACTACCTGATGCTGCTGGGCTGGGCCCCGAGCGGCAACCGGGAGATCGTGCCGTGGTCGGTGATCGAGGAGGAGTTTCGCCTCGAGGAGGTAAACCCGTCGCCGGCCTTCTTCGACGAGAAGAAGCTGCGCGCCTTCAACGGCGAGTACATCCGCGCACTCGAGCCGGCCGCCTTCGCCGCCGCCTGCCGGCCGTGGCTCACCGGCACCGAGACGATCCCCCCGCCCCCGTGGCGCCCGGAAGACTTCGACCCGGCCGCCTTCGACGCGGTGGCGCCGCTGGCACAGACCCGCATCGCCGTGCTCAGCGAGATCGTCCCGAACGTGGACTTCCTCTTCGTACCCTCACCCGAGATCGACGAGGCCGCCTGGTCCAAGGCGATGAAGGACGGCGCCGCCGACCTCCTGGACGCCGCGGCGGCCGCCTTCAACGCGCTCCCCACATGGGACGCGGAGTCGCTGAAGGCCGCCTTGGAGGAGGTAGGCGCCGCCCGCGGCCTGAAGCTCGGCAAGGCCCAGGCCCCGGTGCGGGTGGCGGTGACCGGCCGCGGCGTGGGACTGCCCCTGTTCGAGTCACTGGTGGTGCTGGGCAAGGAGCGGACCCTCGCACGGATCGAAGCCGCCCGGGCCCGCCTCATCTGA
- the aceE gene encoding pyruvate dehydrogenase (acetyl-transferring), homodimeric type — MATERKRPVISDGLPSQLLDIDPEETREWIESLDAVIDERGAKRARYVMLSLLERARERQVGVPPLTTTDYINTIPPEQEPWFPGDEFVERRIRAYIRWNAAMLVHRAQRPEIGVGGHISTYASAASLYEVGMNHFFRGKSHPGGGDHIFFQGHASPGMYARAFLEGRLGEDRLDGFRQELSHAGPGGGLPSYPHPRLMPDFWEFPTVSMGLGPLNAIYQARFNRYLHHRGIKDTSDQHVWAFLGDGEMDEVESLGAIGLAAREELDNLTFVINCNLQRLDGPVRGNGKIIQELEAFFRGAGWNVIKVIWGREWDPLLAADTDGALVNLMNTTPDGDYQTYKAESGAFVREHFFGRDPRTRKMVEHMSDEEIWNLKRGGHDYRKLFGAYKAAIEHTGQPTVILAKTIKGWTLGSHFEGRNATHQMKKLTLDDLKSFRDRLYLDIPDSALESNPYLPPYFHPGEKSDEVQYLRERREQLGGYLPSRRTTTIPLQIPGAERFADVKRGSGKQKVATTMAFVRLLKDLMKDKDFGRRWVPIIPDEARTFGMDSLFPTQKIYSPHGQKYTSVDRELFLSYKEATAGQILHEGINEAGSVASFTAAGTAYATHGEPMIPLYIFYSMFGFQRTGDGFWAAADQMARGFVLGATAGRTTLNGEGLQHEDGHSHLIAATNPAVVAYDPAFAFEIAHIVEDGLHRMYGEQSEAVFYYLTIYNEPILQPVEPENLDVEGVKRGIYRYSPAPSVDGPKAQILASGTGMQWALKAQQLLAQDWGVAADVWSVTSWTELRRDAVKAEEYNLLHPGSPARTPYIKSKLAEAAGPVVAVSDWMRAVPDLIARWVPGDYTSLGTDGFGLSDTRHALRRHFHVDAESIAVATLRQLAVRGEIPAAVPAEAAKKYAIDDVNAAPVGETGGDS, encoded by the coding sequence GTGGCTACCGAACGCAAGCGCCCGGTGATCAGCGATGGCCTGCCGAGCCAGCTTCTCGATATCGATCCCGAGGAGACCCGCGAGTGGATCGAGTCGCTCGACGCGGTCATTGACGAGCGAGGTGCCAAACGCGCCCGCTACGTCATGCTGAGCCTGCTCGAACGCGCCCGGGAGCGCCAGGTCGGGGTCCCACCCCTGACCACGACCGACTACATCAACACGATCCCGCCGGAGCAGGAGCCCTGGTTCCCCGGCGACGAGTTCGTCGAGCGGCGCATCCGGGCGTACATCCGGTGGAACGCCGCGATGCTCGTGCACCGCGCCCAGCGCCCGGAGATCGGCGTCGGCGGGCACATCTCGACGTACGCGAGTGCCGCCTCGCTCTACGAGGTCGGCATGAACCACTTCTTCCGCGGCAAGAGCCACCCGGGTGGCGGAGACCACATCTTCTTCCAGGGCCACGCCTCCCCCGGCATGTACGCGCGCGCGTTCCTCGAGGGGCGCCTGGGCGAGGACCGGCTCGACGGGTTCCGCCAGGAGCTCTCCCACGCCGGGCCGGGCGGCGGCCTGCCCAGCTACCCGCACCCCCGGCTGATGCCGGACTTCTGGGAGTTTCCGACCGTCTCCATGGGTCTCGGCCCGCTGAACGCGATCTACCAGGCCCGGTTCAACCGGTACCTGCACCACCGGGGCATCAAGGACACGTCCGACCAGCACGTATGGGCGTTCCTCGGCGACGGTGAGATGGACGAGGTGGAGTCGCTCGGCGCGATCGGGCTGGCCGCGCGCGAAGAGCTCGACAACCTCACCTTTGTGATCAACTGCAACCTGCAGCGCCTCGACGGCCCGGTGCGGGGCAACGGCAAGATCATTCAGGAGCTCGAGGCGTTCTTCCGCGGCGCCGGGTGGAACGTCATCAAGGTCATCTGGGGTCGCGAGTGGGACCCGCTGCTCGCCGCCGACACCGACGGCGCGCTGGTCAACCTCATGAACACCACGCCCGACGGCGACTACCAGACGTACAAGGCCGAGTCCGGCGCCTTCGTCCGCGAGCACTTCTTCGGGCGCGACCCCCGCACCCGCAAGATGGTCGAGCACATGAGCGACGAGGAGATCTGGAACCTCAAGCGCGGCGGCCACGACTACCGCAAGCTCTTCGGGGCGTACAAGGCGGCGATCGAGCACACCGGCCAGCCGACCGTGATCCTCGCCAAGACGATCAAGGGCTGGACGCTCGGCTCGCACTTCGAGGGGCGCAACGCGACCCACCAGATGAAGAAGCTGACGCTCGACGACCTGAAGTCGTTCCGCGACCGCCTCTACCTCGACATCCCCGACTCCGCCCTGGAGTCCAACCCCTACCTGCCCCCCTACTTCCACCCGGGTGAGAAGTCCGACGAGGTGCAGTACCTGCGGGAGCGGCGCGAGCAGCTCGGCGGGTACCTGCCGTCCCGGCGCACCACCACGATCCCGCTGCAGATCCCGGGGGCGGAGCGGTTCGCCGACGTCAAGCGCGGTTCGGGCAAGCAGAAGGTGGCCACCACAATGGCCTTCGTCCGCCTACTCAAGGACCTGATGAAGGACAAGGACTTCGGCCGGCGGTGGGTGCCGATCATCCCGGACGAGGCGCGCACGTTCGGCATGGACTCGCTCTTCCCGACGCAGAAGATCTACTCGCCGCACGGGCAGAAGTACACGTCCGTCGACCGCGAGCTCTTCCTGTCGTACAAGGAGGCGACGGCCGGGCAGATCCTGCACGAGGGCATCAACGAGGCCGGTTCGGTGGCGTCGTTCACCGCCGCCGGTACGGCGTACGCCACGCACGGCGAGCCGATGATCCCGCTGTACATCTTCTACTCGATGTTCGGCTTCCAGCGCACCGGCGACGGGTTCTGGGCGGCGGCCGACCAGATGGCGAGGGGCTTCGTGCTCGGCGCCACGGCCGGGCGCACCACGCTCAACGGTGAGGGCCTGCAGCACGAAGACGGCCACTCGCACCTGATCGCGGCGACCAACCCGGCCGTCGTGGCGTACGACCCGGCGTTCGCCTTCGAGATCGCGCACATCGTCGAGGACGGCCTCCACCGGATGTACGGCGAGCAGTCCGAGGCGGTCTTCTACTACCTGACCATCTACAACGAGCCGATCCTGCAGCCGGTCGAGCCGGAAAACCTCGACGTCGAGGGCGTCAAGCGGGGCATCTACCGGTACTCGCCGGCGCCCAGCGTCGACGGCCCGAAGGCGCAGATCCTCGCCTCCGGCACGGGCATGCAGTGGGCGCTCAAGGCCCAGCAGCTGCTCGCGCAGGACTGGGGCGTGGCGGCCGACGTGTGGTCGGTGACCTCCTGGACCGAGCTGCGCCGCGACGCGGTCAAGGCCGAGGAGTACAACCTGCTGCACCCGGGCAGCCCGGCGCGTACGCCGTACATCAAGTCCAAGCTGGCGGAGGCGGCCGGACCGGTCGTCGCGGTCAGCGACTGGATGCGGGCGGTGCCGGACCTGATCGCCCGGTGGGTGCCCGGCGACTACACCTCGCTCGGCACGGACGGGTTCGGCCTCTCCGACACGCGGCACGCGCTGCGCCGGCACTTCCACGTCGACGCCGAGTCGATCGCGGTTGCCACGCTGCGCCAGCTCGCCGTCCGCGGGGAGATCCCGGCCGCGGTGCCGGCCGAGGCGGCCAAGAAGTACGCGATCGACGACGTCAACGCCGCCCCGGTCGGCGAGACCGGCGGCGACAGCTGA
- a CDS encoding helix-turn-helix domain-containing protein, with amino-acid sequence MVAAGAGAGVRGGARALGWLPPPRPGWRGARRPHDGLRHVTGDEEHFAHPYGGDECTSIRLGADLWQGTAGPIYVDARLDLAHRLLWRAAHGDDPDFAVAERLVQLLDSAPDRAADGGDRTAVERAREAIRAGHPEARGLVPLARLVGVSPYRLSRAFHAVVGAPLTRYRNRVRVGAALDRLEQGETSLAALAFDLGFADQAHLTRTVRAHLGHTPRELQRLLAGVRV; translated from the coding sequence GTGGTCGCCGCCGGAGCCGGTGCCGGAGTTCGGGGTGGTGCTCGTGCGCTCGGGTGGCTTCCGCCGCCGCGGCCGGGGTGGCGAGGTGCTCGCCGACCGCACGATGGGCTACGCCACGTCACCGGGGACGAGGAACACTTCGCCCACCCGTACGGCGGGGACGAGTGCACCTCCATCCGCCTCGGCGCCGACCTGTGGCAGGGCACGGCCGGCCCGATCTACGTGGACGCGCGGCTCGACCTCGCGCACCGCCTGCTGTGGCGGGCCGCTCACGGCGACGACCCCGACTTCGCGGTCGCCGAGCGGCTGGTCCAGCTGCTCGACAGCGCGCCGGATCGGGCAGCGGACGGCGGTGACCGGACGGCGGTCGAGCGGGCCCGCGAGGCGATCCGTGCCGGCCATCCGGAGGCGCGCGGGCTTGTGCCGCTGGCCCGGCTGGTGGGCGTGTCGCCGTACCGGCTCAGCCGTGCGTTCCATGCGGTGGTGGGCGCGCCGCTCACCCGGTACCGCAACCGGGTCCGTGTCGGCGCGGCGCTGGACCGGCTCGAGCAGGGTGAGACGAGCCTTGCCGCGCTGGCTTTTGATCTTGGTTTTGCCGACCAGGCGCACCTCACCCGGACCGTGCGGGCCCACCTGGGACACACCCCGCGCGAGCTGCAGCGGCTACTCGCCGGTGTGCGCGTGTGA
- a CDS encoding FAD-binding oxidoreductase → MSTDTHAALTGDIIRPGDEAYDRLRRTFVHEGEPAVIVRCHDGADVRRAIRYAREHDLVLSVRSGGHNGVGFGTNTGGVVIDLGPIDAVEVVDAARGLVRIGSGARWREVAAALATHGLALSSGDTASVGVGGLMLGGGIGWLVRKHGLALDSLVAAEVVTADGDVVRASAHEHPDLLWALRGGGGNFGVVTTFEVLAYPVGDVLFGSFSYPAEEAAAVLRGWRDFLRAGGDEVTTIARVAPSFGGPVPPVEVAFCVPAGDEEAARSALELLRKLGTVVAENVTRRPYPQVLEEVADLPPGFRPAVRNGLVPSVTDELIDTALARAGEIGTVYVELRGLGGAFGRVAEEATAFAHRDSEAMLLTVQLDSGEAGAEAFAGLWRAVGPMTRGAYGNFLTTATADDVATMYPDATYRRLAAVKEVYDPTNLFSHNHNVPPRSPRSTSAGYDSAAG, encoded by the coding sequence ATGAGCACCGACACCCATGCGGCGCTGACCGGCGACATCATCCGGCCCGGTGACGAGGCCTACGACCGGCTACGGCGCACCTTTGTCCACGAAGGCGAGCCGGCCGTGATCGTGCGCTGCCACGACGGCGCGGACGTGCGGCGGGCGATCCGGTACGCGCGCGAGCATGACCTCGTGCTCTCCGTGCGCAGCGGCGGCCACAACGGCGTCGGGTTCGGCACCAACACCGGCGGCGTCGTCATCGACCTCGGGCCGATCGACGCGGTCGAGGTCGTGGACGCCGCGCGTGGCCTCGTGCGGATCGGCAGCGGCGCCCGGTGGCGGGAAGTGGCCGCCGCGCTCGCCACGCACGGGCTCGCGCTCTCGTCCGGCGACACCGCGAGTGTCGGTGTCGGTGGGCTGATGCTGGGTGGTGGGATCGGCTGGCTGGTACGCAAGCACGGCCTCGCCCTCGACAGCCTCGTCGCCGCCGAGGTCGTGACGGCGGACGGCGACGTGGTACGCGCCAGCGCGCACGAGCACCCCGACCTCCTCTGGGCCCTGCGCGGCGGCGGCGGAAACTTCGGTGTGGTGACGACGTTCGAGGTGCTCGCCTACCCGGTGGGCGACGTGCTCTTCGGCTCGTTCTCGTACCCGGCCGAGGAGGCGGCCGCCGTGCTGCGCGGCTGGCGGGACTTCCTGCGCGCCGGCGGCGACGAGGTCACCACCATCGCCCGCGTCGCGCCGTCGTTCGGTGGGCCGGTGCCGCCGGTGGAGGTGGCATTCTGCGTGCCGGCCGGTGACGAGGAGGCCGCACGGTCCGCCCTCGAACTGCTGCGCAAGCTCGGCACTGTGGTCGCCGAAAACGTGACGCGACGGCCGTACCCGCAGGTCCTGGAGGAGGTCGCGGACCTGCCACCTGGCTTCCGGCCGGCGGTGCGCAACGGCCTCGTGCCGTCGGTCACGGACGAGCTCATCGACACCGCGCTGGCCCGGGCGGGCGAGATCGGCACCGTGTACGTGGAGTTGCGTGGCCTCGGCGGTGCCTTCGGGCGCGTGGCGGAGGAGGCGACGGCGTTCGCCCACCGGGACAGCGAGGCGATGCTGCTCACCGTCCAGCTCGACAGCGGCGAGGCAGGGGCGGAGGCGTTCGCGGGGCTGTGGCGCGCGGTGGGGCCGATGACGCGCGGCGCCTACGGCAACTTCCTCACCACCGCGACCGCGGACGACGTCGCCACCATGTACCCGGACGCCACCTATCGGAGGCTGGCCGCGGTCAAAGAGGTGTACGACCCGACAAATCTGTTCAGCCACAATCACAACGTGCCGCCCAGGTCCCCACGATCGACGTCAGCCGGTTACGATTCGGCGGCCGGATGA
- a CDS encoding DUF6766 family protein, whose protein sequence is MRRWMWFNALSLVMFGAFLVFIVLQSVFGWHVRNEELTQYGHAADSYWAYLQSGHFVEAVFENWESEFLQMGSYVLLTAYLVQRGSPESKQLDEDDRAEDYPEKAGPHSPWPARQHGVANVLYRNSLSIALLGLFVVSFVIHLLGGTAEYNEQQALESGAAPISAATFLTTSDFWFQSMQNWQSEFLAVGCLIVLSIFLRQHGSPQSKPVVKSHAHTGE, encoded by the coding sequence ATGCGCCGGTGGATGTGGTTCAACGCCCTCTCCCTGGTGATGTTCGGGGCGTTTCTCGTGTTCATCGTGTTACAGAGCGTCTTCGGGTGGCACGTGCGGAACGAGGAGCTGACCCAGTACGGCCACGCCGCCGACAGCTACTGGGCGTACCTGCAGAGCGGGCACTTCGTCGAGGCCGTGTTCGAAAACTGGGAGTCCGAGTTCCTCCAGATGGGCTCGTACGTGCTGCTCACCGCGTACCTCGTCCAGCGCGGCTCGCCCGAGTCCAAGCAGCTTGACGAGGATGACCGGGCCGAGGACTACCCCGAGAAGGCGGGTCCACACTCGCCGTGGCCGGCGCGGCAGCACGGTGTGGCGAACGTGCTCTACCGCAACAGCCTGTCCATCGCGCTGCTCGGGCTATTCGTCGTCTCCTTCGTCATCCACCTGCTCGGCGGCACTGCCGAATACAACGAGCAGCAGGCGCTGGAGAGCGGCGCGGCGCCGATCAGCGCGGCCACGTTCCTCACCACGAGCGACTTCTGGTTTCAGTCGATGCAGAACTGGCAGAGCGAGTTTCTGGCCGTCGGCTGCCTGATCGTGCTCAGCATCTTCCTGCGGCAGCACGGGTCGCCGCAGTCCAAGCCGGTGGTCAAGTCACACGCGCACACCGGCGAGTAG
- a CDS encoding YjbQ family protein produces the protein MRTEVITVKTGGRATVRDITGQAADFVSGEGDGLLHVFVPHATAGVAIIETGAGSDDDLLTALDAVLPADDRWRHRHGARGHGRDHVLPAFVAPYASLPVIDGRIALGTWQSICLVDTNGDNPSRQVRFSFLPG, from the coding sequence ATGCGCACAGAGGTGATCACGGTGAAGACGGGCGGGCGCGCCACCGTACGGGACATCACGGGCCAGGCGGCCGACTTCGTGAGCGGGGAGGGCGACGGGCTCCTGCACGTCTTCGTGCCGCACGCCACCGCCGGCGTGGCGATCATCGAGACCGGCGCCGGCTCGGACGACGACCTGCTGACCGCCCTCGACGCGGTGCTCCCCGCCGACGACCGCTGGCGGCACCGGCACGGCGCCAGGGGTCACGGCCGGGACCACGTGCTGCCGGCCTTCGTCGCCCCCTACGCCTCCCTGCCGGTGATCGACGGGCGTATCGCGCTGGGCACCTGGCAGTCGATCTGCCTGGTCGACACCAACGGCGACAACCCCAGCCGCCAGGTGCGGTTTTCCTTCCTCCCAGGTTGA
- a CDS encoding MFS transporter, whose translation MKAGIEVPAALAEPTVPVRRSWIALIFSANLGVWMAFFTPIQVLLPNQVELIDPANKEAMFGWVTALGALAAVIANPLAGALSDRTSLRLGGRDLGRRHVWTFSSALLGAASLVTLGQQRTIVGVAVCWVAAQVCFNAALATLTAAIPDRVPVAQRGGVSGWVGIPQSLGLVVGAVLVTAIFTDNKAGYYAVAVAVLILALPFALFTPDDPLPRAARPRVPLLSGMWISPRRYPDFAWAWGTRFLVQVGNALGTLYLLYFLQDGVKYHDPEGGLLILILIYTAGMMATAVVSGRLSDRSGRRKIFVIWSGVIMAVAATLLAVWPLWSTAIVAAVLLGAGYGVYLAVDAALITQVLPRATDRGKDLGVINIANSAPQVLGPAMSAPIVVHLGGYPTLYALTAAVTLLGSVFVVRIRSVP comes from the coding sequence ATGAAGGCCGGGATCGAGGTACCCGCCGCGCTCGCCGAGCCCACCGTGCCGGTGCGGCGGAGTTGGATCGCACTGATCTTCAGCGCCAACCTCGGCGTGTGGATGGCGTTCTTCACGCCGATCCAGGTGCTGCTGCCCAACCAGGTCGAGCTGATCGACCCGGCCAACAAGGAGGCGATGTTCGGCTGGGTGACCGCGCTCGGCGCGCTCGCGGCCGTCATCGCCAACCCGCTGGCCGGTGCGCTTTCCGACCGCACCTCGCTGCGGCTCGGCGGGCGCGACCTCGGGCGGCGCCACGTGTGGACCTTCTCCAGCGCGCTGCTCGGCGCCGCGTCGCTGGTCACGCTCGGCCAGCAGCGCACGATCGTCGGCGTCGCCGTGTGCTGGGTGGCCGCGCAGGTGTGCTTCAACGCCGCCCTCGCGACCCTCACCGCCGCGATCCCCGACCGGGTGCCGGTCGCCCAGCGCGGCGGCGTGTCGGGGTGGGTGGGGATACCGCAGTCGCTCGGCCTCGTCGTGGGCGCGGTGCTGGTCACCGCGATCTTCACCGACAACAAGGCGGGGTACTACGCGGTGGCCGTGGCCGTGCTGATCCTCGCCCTGCCGTTCGCGCTGTTCACCCCGGACGACCCGCTGCCCCGCGCGGCCCGCCCGCGCGTTCCGCTGCTGTCCGGCATGTGGATCAGCCCGCGCCGGTACCCCGACTTCGCCTGGGCCTGGGGCACCCGCTTCCTCGTGCAGGTCGGCAACGCGCTCGGCACCCTCTACCTGCTGTACTTCCTGCAGGACGGGGTGAAGTACCACGATCCGGAGGGCGGCCTGCTCATCCTGATCCTGATCTACACAGCGGGCATGATGGCGACCGCGGTCGTGTCCGGCCGCCTCTCCGACCGCTCCGGCCGGCGCAAGATCTTCGTCATCTGGTCCGGCGTGATCATGGCGGTGGCCGCGACGCTGCTCGCCGTGTGGCCGCTGTGGAGCACGGCCATCGTGGCCGCGGTGCTGCTCGGCGCCGGCTACGGCGTCTACCTGGCCGTCGACGCGGCTCTGATCACGCAGGTGCTCCCCCGCGCCACCGACCGGGGCAAGGACCTGGGCGTCATCAACATCGCCAACTCCGCGCCCCAGGTGCTCGGGCCGGCGATGTCGGCGCCGATCGTGGTGCACCTCGGCGGGTACCCCACGCTCTACGCGCTCACCGCCGCCGTCACCCTCCTCGGCAGCGTCTTCGTGGTGCGGATACGCTCGGTGCCGTGA
- a CDS encoding NYN domain-containing protein produces MYIDGYNLYYGARATCGRGTAGWRWLDLRVLATSLVTAQRAWAGAAIDRIVYCTARIDGATNPSGNADQEVYLRALVESRSVDLVEYGNYVARVKHAPLATRGPGGAPVVTRPEWPIKVQYPTPIANGDVAFMVSHLHQEEKGTDVNIASHMLMDVLEGRVDGVVVISNDSDLRLPVQISRQRVPVGHVNPRNTLFAGDLAGLPSEGVGNHWWRKLRRDDFFRHQLPDLAGTFSKPVGW; encoded by the coding sequence GTGTATATAGACGGTTACAACCTCTACTACGGCGCCCGCGCGACGTGCGGCCGCGGGACGGCCGGGTGGCGGTGGCTGGACCTGCGGGTGCTGGCCACGTCGCTGGTCACCGCACAGCGGGCCTGGGCCGGCGCGGCGATCGACCGGATCGTGTACTGCACCGCGCGGATCGACGGCGCGACCAACCCGAGCGGCAACGCAGACCAGGAGGTCTATCTCAGGGCGCTTGTCGAGAGCAGGAGCGTCGACCTCGTCGAGTACGGCAACTATGTGGCGCGGGTAAAGCACGCCCCGCTCGCGACGAGAGGACCAGGCGGTGCACCGGTGGTGACAAGGCCGGAGTGGCCGATAAAGGTGCAATACCCGACGCCGATTGCCAACGGCGATGTCGCCTTCATGGTTTCTCACCTGCACCAGGAAGAGAAAGGTACGGACGTCAACATCGCCTCGCACATGTTGATGGATGTCCTCGAGGGGCGGGTGGACGGTGTCGTGGTTATATCCAATGACAGCGACCTGCGACTGCCCGTCCAGATCAGCCGGCAGCGGGTCCCGGTCGGGCATGTGAACCCGCGAAACACGCTCTTCGCCGGTGACCTGGCCGGCCTTCCGTCAGAGGGCGTCGGCAACCATTGGTGGCGCAAGCTGCGCCGGGACGACTTTTTCAGGCATCAGCTTCCCGACCTGGCGGGTACGTTCAGCAAACCGGTGGGGTGGTAA
- a CDS encoding DUF4139 domain-containing protein, with translation MNPVVLDAPIVAVTVYPDRARVTRRGKLRLPAGPGTVHIGPLPLGLHRDSVRVGGHGPATVLGVDVVVHHQARATDATVAEVEEARRAVTAELAELADADAVEAQRADFLSTLAQRAGSTYARAVAAGESDPAAVAGFADSIAEQLTAGKARQRDLARRAEEARDRKAALDRRYKELVGRRGPDQLVAAVGLQVSAGGAAAEDVELELSYVVDGAGWESTYDVRLADDRLAVTWFGLVTQHTGEDWPECELVLSTARPATTTTVPDLDPWYLDRIRPLPVARAVAATRSREMMRAGGPPIPPPAPAAAAAGYAADSVAPDEMLLLEESTGVVEQGVAAATYRPEHAVAVPADGTAHRATVAVLDLGAELDYVTAPASSPDAHLRATAVNSSAHTLLPGPASVFHGADFVGTTRLETWAPGEEVELALGLDDRIRVERKLTRRTATKAALGSTRRREVEYRTTVANHTPRPAKVTVLDQIPVSRDEGITVRAFKVDPNPVDRTDLGVLSWKLELAPGETKEVHMGLRVELARGVEMSGWRE, from the coding sequence GTGAACCCAGTGGTGCTTGACGCCCCGATCGTGGCGGTGACGGTGTACCCGGACCGGGCCCGAGTGACCCGCCGCGGCAAGCTGCGGCTGCCCGCCGGCCCCGGCACGGTCCACATCGGACCACTACCGCTCGGGCTGCACCGCGACTCGGTCCGGGTCGGCGGGCACGGCCCGGCCACCGTGCTCGGCGTCGACGTGGTCGTCCACCACCAGGCCCGCGCGACCGACGCGACAGTCGCCGAGGTCGAGGAGGCCCGCCGGGCGGTCACCGCCGAGCTGGCCGAGCTCGCCGACGCCGACGCGGTCGAGGCGCAGCGGGCCGACTTCCTGTCGACGCTCGCCCAGCGGGCCGGCTCGACGTACGCGCGGGCGGTCGCCGCAGGCGAGTCCGACCCGGCTGCTGTCGCCGGGTTCGCCGACTCGATCGCCGAGCAGCTCACCGCGGGCAAGGCCCGCCAGCGCGACCTCGCCCGCCGCGCGGAGGAGGCCCGCGACCGCAAGGCCGCGCTCGACCGGCGGTACAAGGAGCTGGTCGGCCGCCGCGGGCCGGACCAGCTGGTCGCCGCCGTGGGCCTGCAGGTCTCGGCCGGCGGCGCGGCCGCGGAGGACGTCGAGCTTGAGCTGTCGTACGTGGTGGACGGTGCCGGCTGGGAGTCCACATACGACGTGCGCCTCGCCGACGACCGGCTGGCCGTCACCTGGTTCGGGCTGGTCACCCAGCACACCGGTGAAGACTGGCCGGAGTGCGAGCTGGTGCTCTCGACGGCGCGGCCGGCGACGACCACGACCGTGCCGGACCTCGACCCGTGGTACCTCGACCGCATCCGCCCGCTCCCGGTCGCGCGGGCGGTGGCGGCCACCCGGAGCCGGGAGATGATGCGCGCCGGCGGCCCGCCGATCCCGCCGCCCGCACCGGCTGCCGCCGCGGCCGGGTACGCGGCGGACAGCGTCGCGCCCGACGAGATGCTCCTGCTGGAGGAGAGCACCGGCGTGGTGGAGCAGGGGGTCGCCGCCGCGACGTACCGCCCGGAGCACGCGGTCGCGGTCCCCGCCGACGGCACCGCGCACCGGGCCACCGTGGCCGTGCTCGACCTCGGCGCCGAGCTTGACTACGTGACCGCGCCGGCCAGCTCGCCCGACGCGCACCTGCGCGCCACCGCGGTCAACAGCTCCGCGCACACGCTGCTGCCCGGCCCCGCCTCGGTCTTCCACGGCGCCGACTTCGTGGGCACCACCCGGCTGGAGACCTGGGCGCCGGGCGAGGAGGTCGAGCTTGCCCTCGGCCTCGACGACCGGATCCGGGTGGAACGCAAGCTGACCCGGCGCACCGCCACCAAGGCCGCGCTCGGCTCGACCCGGCGTCGCGAGGTGGAGTACCGGACCACGGTCGCCAACCACACGCCGCGCCCGGCCAAGGTCACGGTGCTGGACCAGATCCCGGTCTCCCGCGACGAGGGGATCACGGTGCGCGCCTTCAAGGTCGACCCCAACCCCGTCGACCGCACCGACCTGGGCGTGCTCAGCTGGAAGCTGGAGCTGGCCCCGGGCGAGACCAAGGAGGTCCACATGGGCCTGCGCGTGGAGCTCGCCCGTGGCGTGGAGATGTCCGGCTGGCGAGAGTAG